From one Syntrophales bacterium genomic stretch:
- a CDS encoding bifunctional riboflavin kinase/FAD synthetase: MIVLEDYKNIPSVFHESFVTIGNFDGVHLGHREIFQRLIREAKNAGRQAVVITFDPHPKMLLHPERRPFYLINTKEEKIDLIKREGIDGLIIIPFTYEFSRITADEFIFEILWKNFKVKKVLIGHDYTFGHAKGGNKHTLIQWGKKLGFSVEIMEPYTMDGKIISSTLVRKTIQSGDVRKAAAYLGRPYNMRGTVIHGHHRGKGLGFPTANVLPEKVLFPADGVYAAFAELGEELLPAVVNIGNNPTFGDDKVSIEAFILDFTGDIYGQKINVLFLERIREERKFPSPAELVEQIQKDIKKAQEIFSKNNYHSPKDNDIYSSSTRMGIRH, from the coding sequence ATGATTGTCCTCGAGGATTATAAAAACATCCCATCAGTTTTTCACGAATCATTCGTGACCATAGGAAACTTTGACGGCGTTCATCTCGGACACAGGGAGATATTCCAGAGGCTCATCCGGGAAGCAAAAAATGCAGGGCGTCAAGCCGTTGTAATTACCTTTGATCCCCATCCCAAGATGCTCCTTCACCCTGAGCGGCGACCCTTTTACCTCATCAATACAAAGGAAGAAAAGATCGATCTCATCAAAAGGGAAGGTATCGATGGGCTCATCATAATACCCTTTACTTATGAATTCTCCCGCATTACGGCGGACGAATTCATTTTTGAGATTCTCTGGAAAAATTTCAAAGTGAAAAAAGTTCTAATCGGCCATGACTACACCTTCGGTCATGCAAAAGGAGGTAACAAGCATACGCTCATTCAGTGGGGTAAAAAGCTGGGTTTTTCCGTGGAAATTATGGAACCTTATACTATGGACGGCAAAATCATAAGCAGCACACTGGTTAGAAAGACCATCCAGAGTGGTGATGTGAGAAAAGCTGCAGCGTACCTGGGGCGTCCATACAATATGAGAGGCACGGTGATTCATGGTCACCACCGTGGAAAGGGTCTCGGATTTCCCACCGCAAACGTTTTACCGGAGAAGGTGCTATTTCCTGCCGACGGGGTTTACGCAGCCTTCGCAGAGTTGGGAGAAGAACTTTTACCCGCCGTAGTGAATATAGGTAACAATCCCACGTTCGGAGACGACAAAGTATCCATCGAGGCTTTTATATTAGACTTCACTGGCGACATTTACGGCCAGAAAATAAATGTCCTCTTCCTGGAAAGGATAAGAGAAGAGAGGAAATTCCCAAGCCCCGCGGAATTAGTAGAGCAGATTCAGAAGGACATAAAAAAAGCGCAGGAGATCTTCTCAAAGAACAATTATCACTCGCCTAAAGACAATGATATCTATTCGTCATCTACACGAATGGGAATTAGACATTAA
- a CDS encoding GDP-L-fucose synthase: MNKESRVFVSGGTGMVGSAIVRKLLERGYTNIISNYHRKIPSHSYPSTVNFHQLDLTNQALTEQFFESQRPEYVFLSAARVGGILANNTYKAEFIYENIAIASNIIHLSYKYGVKKLLNLGSSCIYPKFSPQPMKEEYLLTGLLEPTNEPYAVAKIAAIKLCRYYNEQYGTNFISCMPTNLYGPNDNFDLFTSHVLPALLRKMYLAKCIEDENWVLVRKDFQERPVDGVDGSASEGEILQTLERYGIKRERDGLTMTMWGTGNVYREFLYVDDCADACIFLMESVDAKDIKKLSEDYFVNVGTGEDLKVKELALLIKDIVGFKGNVDHDLSKPDGTPRKLLDISKLRQLGWAPKTPLEEGIRKTFEWYLKSGV; encoded by the coding sequence ATGAATAAGGAATCCAGGGTATTTGTTTCTGGTGGTACAGGCATGGTGGGAAGTGCTATTGTGAGAAAGCTTCTAGAAAGAGGGTATACCAATATCATCTCCAACTATCACAGAAAGATTCCTTCCCATTCTTATCCATCAACCGTTAATTTCCACCAGCTTGACCTTACAAATCAGGCATTAACAGAGCAGTTCTTTGAGTCCCAAAGGCCAGAGTATGTTTTTCTTTCTGCGGCTAGAGTGGGTGGTATTTTGGCAAACAACACCTATAAAGCGGAGTTTATATACGAAAACATAGCCATTGCCTCAAATATCATCCATTTGTCGTATAAATACGGCGTCAAAAAACTTCTCAACCTGGGGTCGTCGTGCATTTATCCCAAGTTTTCACCCCAACCTATGAAAGAGGAGTACTTGTTGACGGGTCTTTTGGAGCCCACAAATGAACCCTATGCCGTAGCGAAAATCGCTGCGATCAAGCTCTGTCGCTACTATAATGAACAGTATGGTACCAACTTTATTTCCTGCATGCCCACAAATCTCTACGGACCTAATGATAACTTTGATCTATTTACCTCCCATGTGTTGCCTGCACTGCTCAGGAAGATGTATTTGGCCAAGTGTATAGAGGATGAAAATTGGGTCTTGGTTCGTAAAGATTTTCAGGAGAGACCTGTAGATGGAGTGGATGGAAGTGCCTCGGAAGGAGAGATATTACAAACACTTGAAAGGTATGGGATCAAAAGGGAAAGAGACGGTTTAACAATGACGATGTGGGGAACCGGAAATGTGTATAGGGAGTTTCTTTATGTGGACGACTGTGCTGACGCGTGCATTTTTTTGATGGAATCAGTGGATGCCAAAGATATAAAAAAATTAAGCGAGGACTATTTTGTCAATGTTGGGACTGGCGAAGATTTGAAAGTGAAAGAGTTAGCTTTGCTCATAAAAGATATAGTTGGTTTTAAGGGGAATGTGGATCATGATTTGAGTAAACCCGATGGGACACCGAGAAAACTCCTGGATATTAGCAAACTTAGACAGCTTGGCTGGGCTCCCAAAACGCCATTGGAGGAAGGTATCAGAAAGACGTTTGAATGGTACTTAAAGAGTGGGGTTTAA